The proteins below come from a single Panicum hallii strain FIL2 chromosome 7, PHallii_v3.1, whole genome shotgun sequence genomic window:
- the LOC112899087 gene encoding protein DMR6-LIKE OXYGENASE 2-like produces MVPLPVGYARQPAYSGDKHEYVLVFDPKLRFNEYPVEPAGFREAVEECYAKFTELGLLVQEVLNECMGLPPGFLRDYNGDRGFDFMSAMRYFPATEEENNGLSAHEDGNCITFVIQDGVGGLEVLKDGDWVPAEPVDGSIIVNIGDVIQVLRNNKLKSPTHRVVRKQPVHRHSFAFFFNIHGDKWIEPLPEFTTKIGESPRYRGFVFNEYVQMRMRAKIHPPSRPEDVVPNHITHYAI; encoded by the exons ATGGTGCCCCTCCCGGTTGGTTACGCGCGGCAGCCGGCGTACTCGGGCGACAAGCACGAGTACGTGCTGGTGTTTGATCCGAAGCTCAGGTTCAACGAGTACCCCGTTGAGCCAGCCGGATTCAG AGAAGCAGTGGAGGAGTGTTACGCCAAGTTCACCGAGCTGGGGCTGCTCGTCCAGGAGGTCCTGAACGAGTGCATGGGCCTGCCGCCGGGGTTCCTCAGGGACTACAACGGCGACCGCGGCTTCGACTTCATGTCGGCGATGCGCTACTTTCCGGCGACGGAGGAGGAGAACAACGGCCTCAGCGCGCACGAGGACGGCAACTGCATCACCTTCGTCATCCAGGACGGCGTCGGGGGCCTCGAGGTCCTCAAGGACGGCGACTGGGTCCCGGCGGAGCCCGTCGACGGCAGCATCATCGTCAACATCGGCGACGTCATACAG GTGCTGAGGAACAACAAGTTGAAGAGCCCGACGCACCGGGTGGTGAGGAAGCAGCCGGTGCACAGGCACTCGTTCGCGTTCTTCTTCAACATCCACGGCGACAAATGGATCGAGCCGCTGCCGGAGTTCACGACGAAGATCGGCGAGTCGCCGCGCTACAGGGGATTCGTGTTCAACGAGTACGTGCAGATGCGGATGAGGGCCAAGATCCATCCACCGTCCAGGCCCGAGGACGTCGTCCCCAACCACATCACCCACTATGCCATCTAG